A window from Pleuronectes platessa chromosome 6, fPlePla1.1, whole genome shotgun sequence encodes these proteins:
- the gata5 gene encoding transcription factor GATA-5 encodes MYQSLSLSSNQSPYGHDTGNYIHPSASSPVYVPTTRVPAMLPTLSYLQPCDSPHQSHHSLGGHHGWPQSGADSSSFTPGSPHPHHGLSYSHSPPVSSNTGRDATYQSPLLLGNGARADQYGGALMRSVGGSYSSPYAYVSPEMATSSWTPGPFESGVISLQGRHASCLSDLMDDMQCEGRECVNCGSVSTPLWRRDGTGHYLCNACGLYHKMNGINRPLIKPQKRLTTPRRAGLCCTNCHTSTTTLWRRNAEGEPVCNACGLYMKLHGVARPLAMKKESIQTRKRKPKMPKNKTSTGSTTSDSGSPTPLSVSEHTSTIKSEPSMAPSPYAGQTITSGTQTASQMDSTGHVDIKYEDYPFTPTSMAPQNSWCALSQA; translated from the exons ATGTACCAAAGCCTGTCCTTGTCCTCCAACCAGTCCCCTTACGGGCACGACACCGGGAATTACATCCACCCGTCGGCTAGCTCCCCGGTCTACGTCCCCACCACCAGAGTCCCGGCAATGCTGCCCACGCTGTCCTACCTGCAGCCGTGCGACTCGCCCCACCAGTCCCACCACAGCCTCGGCGGGCACCACGGCTGGCCCCAGTCCGGCGCGGACAGCTCCTCATTCACGCCCGGCAGCCCTCACCCCCATCACGGCTTGTCCTACTCGCACAGCCCGCCGGTCAGCAGCAACACGGGCCGGGACGCGACCTATCAGAGCCCGCTGCTTCTTGGAAACGGCGCCCGGGCGGATCAGTACGGAGGCGCCCTGATGCGCTCGGTCGGAGGCTCCTACTCCAGCCCTTACGCCTACGTGAGCCCGGAGATGGCGACGTCCTCCTGGACACCGGGACCCTTCGAGAGCGGGGTGATCAGTCTGCAGGGCCGGCA TGCTTCTTGTCTCTCAGACTTGATGGACGACATGCAGTGCGAGGGGAGGGAGTGCGTCAACTGCGGCTCCGTGtccacgccgctgtggcgcagaGACGGCACCGGCCACTACCTGTGTAACGCCTGCGGCCTGTACCACAAGATGAACGGCATCAACAGGCCGCTCATTAAACCGCAGAAACGACTG ACCACGCCCCGCCGAGCCGGCCTGTGCTGCACTAACTGccacaccagcaccaccacactGTGGAGGCGCAACGCAGAGGGAGAACCTGTGTGCAACGCCTGTGGCCTCTACATGAAGCTGCATGGG GTGGCCAGACCTCTGGCAATGAAGAAAGAGAGCATTCAAACCAGGAAGCGCAAACCCAAGATGCCTAAGAATAAAACATCCACAG GATCCACCACCTCTGACAGTGGCTCGCCAACGCCCCTGTCAGTCTCCGAACATACCTCCACCATCAAGAGTGAACCCAGCATGGCCCCCTCACCCTACGCTGGACAGACCATCACATCCGGCACTCAG ACGGCTTCTCAAATGGACAGCACAGGACATGTGGACATTAAATATGAAGATTATCCCTTTACCCCAACCTCCATGGCCCCACAGAACTCCTGGTGTGCTCTGTCCCAAGCTTGA